The Stomoxys calcitrans chromosome 3, idStoCalc2.1, whole genome shotgun sequence genome includes a region encoding these proteins:
- the LOC106090768 gene encoding uncharacterized protein LOC106090768 has protein sequence MSDTAFDERLIDLVEQNDILYNKEHQNYQSISVKKRVWISIAEQLGCNEEHAIKRYRELRDRFVRSKRMELIRGEVTRKPSYIVGRMNFLTPHIFNKRSNAKVTWAGDVPVLTPALERSQEEPNYSDNDVYEDSVYSAKPEYDSMNEEVIVNHEPDQEFVDENEDEAFSDSGNITGSDTEMFTEAFHSFKQLCESQEDSKESEALRGFVQMIMATIEAMSPKKQIKAMMRVTEVVMKIRMED, from the exons ATGTCGGATACCGCGTTTGACGAACGTCTCATAGATCTTGTGGAACAAAATGATATTCTTTACAATAAGGAACATCAAAACTACCAGAGCATATCGGTAAAGAAACGAGTGTGGATAAGTATAGCTGAACAATTAGGATGCAATG agGAACATGCCATTAAACGCTACCGTGAGTTACGCGACCGTTTTGTCAGGTCCAAGCGTATGGAGCTCATACGAGGTGAAGTCACCAGAAAGCCATCTTATATTGTCGGTAGAATGAACTTTTTGACACCCCATATATTTAACAAAag GAGCAATGCCAAAGTTACATGGGCCGGTGATGTACCAGTGTTAACACCCGCTTTGGAGAGATCACAGGAGGAGCCCAATTATTCAGACAATGATGTTTACGAGGACTCTGTATATTCCGCAAAACCTGAGTATGATTCCATGAATGAGGAAGTTATTGTAAATCACGAGCCAGACCAGGAATTTGTTGATGAAAATGAAGACGAAGCTTTCAGTGACTCTGGGAATATTACGGGATCAGACACTGAAATGTTTACCGAAGCATTTCATAGTTTTAAACAGTTGTGCGAATCACAAGAAGATTCCAAAGAAAGTGAAGCTCTACGTGGCTTTGTTCAAATGATTATGGCCACCATTGAGGCTATGAGTCCAAAGAAACAAATCAAAGCAATGATGCGTGTAACAGAAGTGGTAATGAAGATACGAATGGAAGATTAG